One genomic window of Caldivirga maquilingensis IC-167 includes the following:
- a CDS encoding RsmB/NOP family class I SAM-dependent RNA methyltransferase → MPKHHTEGGVKIIEVARGIELDQEVYRHLLQYMDDGELDSYFESIRKPPRRYYVRVNTLKVSTDELLRRLKEHGITAYRDEVLDEAIWLPTEGPNRVGASRRYVVADKYASESVYLGSNLYGPGVLYMPNDIHAGDEVNVVSPNGDVVALGVAKINASEFRRGFRGIVVETTESVYRLPKLRDLDEWRFGLFYEQSLPAQWVGRLIDPGPNETIIDLCSAPGGKATHVAQLSGNKAIIIAVDRSWSKVRQIEGNAARLGVRLMTYIEDSRFLHLNHPEFIGKADKVLIDPPCSDAGVRPKLYYRLTMTDLINLVAYQRQFIKVAYSLLKPNGSLIYSTCTLPPMENEDNVKWATELGFRLEYVNVPAGQRAFDGVSRRFHPHIQDTPGFFMAKLTKLP, encoded by the coding sequence ATGCCTAAGCATCATACTGAGGGAGGAGTTAAGATTATTGAGGTAGCTAGGGGTATTGAGCTTGACCAAGAGGTTTACAGGCATTTGCTTCAATACATGGATGATGGTGAATTAGACTCCTACTTTGAAAGCATTAGGAAGCCACCGAGAAGATACTACGTTAGGGTTAATACACTGAAGGTGAGTACCGATGAATTACTAAGGAGGCTTAAGGAACATGGCATAACCGCTTACAGGGATGAGGTACTTGATGAGGCCATATGGCTCCCAACGGAGGGACCTAATAGGGTTGGGGCTAGTAGGAGGTATGTTGTTGCTGATAAGTACGCCTCAGAGAGCGTTTACCTAGGCTCCAACCTATACGGCCCAGGGGTACTCTACATGCCTAATGACATTCATGCCGGTGATGAAGTCAACGTAGTATCCCCAAATGGTGACGTAGTTGCCTTAGGGGTCGCTAAAATTAATGCATCAGAATTCAGGAGGGGGTTCAGGGGTATTGTTGTTGAAACCACTGAGTCAGTTTATAGGTTACCTAAGTTAAGGGATCTTGATGAGTGGAGGTTCGGCTTATTCTATGAACAGTCCCTGCCGGCTCAATGGGTTGGTAGATTAATTGACCCAGGGCCTAATGAAACCATTATAGACCTATGCTCGGCACCAGGTGGTAAGGCAACCCACGTGGCTCAATTATCCGGTAATAAGGCAATCATCATTGCGGTTGATAGGAGTTGGAGTAAGGTTAGGCAAATTGAGGGTAATGCAGCTAGACTGGGGGTTAGGTTAATGACTTACATTGAGGATAGTAGGTTCCTTCACTTAAACCACCCTGAGTTTATTGGTAAGGCTGATAAAGTCCTCATTGACCCACCCTGCAGTGACGCTGGGGTTAGGCCTAAACTATACTATAGGTTAACCATGACTGACTTAATCAACCTAGTGGCCTACCAGAGGCAGTTCATTAAGGTTGCCTACAGTTTACTTAAGCCTAATGGATCATTAATATACTCCACATGTACGTTACCACCAATGGAGAATGAGGATAATGTTAAATGGGCCACTGAGTTAGGCTTCAGGCTAGAGTACGTTAACGTACCTGCCGGTCAGAGGGCGTTTGACGGAGTCTCAAGGAGGTTTCACCCACATATCCAAGATACACCAGGCTTCTTCATGGCTAAGTTAACTAAATTACCCTAG
- a CDS encoding S-methyl-5-thioribose-1-phosphate isomerase, with protein MRISIDEVKRIYKPKVKPIEWRDNRLIILDQSKVPFETIYVELHTPQDVADAIRSMKVRGAPAIGITAAYGMLLSLLSSMSKVSDLNDALRVLENAKRIMDAARPTAVNLPWATGRMLNKAKSSISNGSVRSVKELVDALKAEADAVFNEEYDAEIAMGIYGMEKLNNGDSIMTQCNAGGLATGTGLGTALAPVKLAKLMGMEVSMFVPETRPWLQGARLTVYELVMEGIDTTLITDTAVGLVMYKGMVNHVMVGADRILKDGHVFNKVGTFKEAVIAHELGIPFYALAPSSTFDLTSDVNDVKIEERDPNEVRLIRGVPITLSDVKVYNPVFDVTPPRYVTAIITEKGIIYPPFDKNVNRVINGGGGYG; from the coding sequence ATGAGGATTAGTATTGATGAGGTTAAGAGGATTTATAAACCTAAGGTTAAACCCATTGAGTGGAGGGATAATAGGTTAATCATCCTTGATCAATCCAAGGTACCCTTTGAGACAATTTACGTTGAACTACATACACCGCAGGATGTGGCTGATGCGATAAGGTCAATGAAGGTTAGGGGCGCGCCTGCAATAGGCATAACGGCGGCGTACGGTATGTTACTCAGCCTATTAAGCAGCATGAGTAAGGTAAGTGACCTTAATGACGCCTTAAGGGTTCTTGAGAATGCCAAGAGGATTATGGATGCTGCCAGGCCAACTGCAGTTAACTTACCCTGGGCTACAGGTAGGATGCTTAATAAGGCTAAGTCAAGTATAAGTAATGGTAGCGTTAGGAGTGTTAAGGAATTGGTGGATGCACTTAAGGCCGAGGCTGACGCCGTCTTTAATGAGGAGTACGATGCCGAGATAGCCATGGGTATCTACGGCATGGAGAAGCTTAACAATGGTGACTCAATTATGACTCAGTGTAATGCAGGTGGTTTAGCAACAGGTACTGGCTTAGGGACTGCCTTGGCTCCTGTTAAGTTGGCTAAGTTAATGGGTATGGAGGTTTCAATGTTCGTACCTGAAACCAGACCGTGGCTGCAGGGAGCTAGGTTAACTGTTTACGAATTAGTGATGGAGGGTATCGACACCACGTTAATCACGGATACAGCGGTTGGGTTAGTTATGTATAAGGGCATGGTTAACCACGTCATGGTTGGGGCAGATAGGATTTTAAAGGACGGACACGTGTTTAATAAGGTGGGTACGTTTAAGGAGGCTGTGATAGCCCATGAATTGGGAATACCCTTCTACGCCCTTGCCCCATCCTCAACCTTCGACTTAACCAGTGATGTGAATGATGTTAAGATTGAGGAGAGGGACCCTAATGAAGTTAGGTTAATTAGGGGGGTTCCAATAACTCTAAGTGACGTTAAGGTGTATAACCCAGTCTTCGACGTAACACCCCCCAGGTACGTTACGGCGATAATAACGGAGAAGGGTATAATATACCCACCCTTCGATAAGAATGTGAATAGGGTTATAAACGGGGGTGGTGGCTACGGATAG
- a CDS encoding inositol monophosphatase family protein gives MGEVNIQSLLMDIVKNTSPMIIEKSKDSSYKRIMRSGKGDVTRGIDWVAEGAIIDRIKAEGLRALVITEERGVVKVNDGEPDYLFIVDPIDGSLNFVLDVPFYSISIAVARFKSNLTLSDVEAGIIHHVSSGVTYYAERGKGAFINGEPASFDSSVLDKPVASIYIEPTVEQRVLNGLAELYRRLNGFKIRSLGAASLEITMAALGKLLFFLDVRNRLRLYDIAAAYVIAKELNSLIIAMDGYSIDDVPINEQPRVSLLVTRSREVADLLRQFLQH, from the coding sequence GTGGGTGAAGTGAATATTCAATCATTGTTAATGGATATTGTGAAGAACACATCCCCCATGATAATTGAGAAGTCTAAGGATTCATCCTATAAGAGGATAATGAGGTCAGGGAAGGGTGATGTGACTAGGGGTATTGATTGGGTTGCGGAGGGTGCCATAATTGATAGAATTAAGGCTGAGGGATTAAGGGCACTAGTTATTACTGAGGAGAGGGGTGTTGTTAAGGTTAATGATGGTGAACCCGATTACCTATTCATAGTTGACCCAATTGACGGCTCCCTTAACTTCGTCCTAGACGTACCCTTCTACTCAATATCAATAGCAGTGGCTAGGTTTAAGAGCAACCTAACGCTATCAGACGTGGAGGCTGGGATTATTCACCATGTTAGCAGTGGCGTAACTTATTATGCTGAGAGGGGTAAGGGAGCCTTCATAAACGGTGAACCAGCCTCCTTCGACTCAAGCGTCCTAGATAAGCCAGTGGCCTCAATATACATTGAGCCAACTGTTGAACAGAGGGTGTTAAATGGCTTGGCTGAATTATACAGGAGGCTTAATGGCTTTAAGATAAGGAGCCTTGGTGCAGCCAGCCTGGAGATAACCATGGCTGCCCTAGGGAAGCTTCTCTTCTTCCTTGATGTTAGGAATAGGCTTAGGCTTTATGACATAGCCGCAGCCTACGTTATAGCTAAGGAGCTTAACTCATTAATAATAGCAATGGACGGCTACAGTATCGATGATGTCCCAATCAATGAGCAACCAAGGGTTAGCCTACTGGTGACTAGGAGTAGGGAGGTTGCAGACCTGCTTAGGCAATTCCTCCAGCATTAA
- a CDS encoding PfkB family carbohydrate kinase, whose protein sequence is MLVIGHMTIDELEFPGVSRISPGGPPTFCSTYLKQAGFIAKPISVVGVDFKPALRPYEELGIDLTGVKIEESCRTTRFRIRYDEFMNRKLWLLSRCRDIELSDITVNDDAVVINPVAGEVSWRLVEAIRERAKLVSIDLQGFTRRFLDNGLVINDSPSNIIELALSHSDVVKVSADEVNHGIRRVKDKVLVVSMGGNLAKMYTNGKVYWFDGNVKVNAIDPTGAGDVLICSLTGYLKMGLNPLDAFIKAVALATVRVTVSGPFGRIDPWLLDQVTSELSRLVRFSEI, encoded by the coding sequence GTGTTAGTTATAGGTCACATGACTATTGATGAATTGGAGTTCCCGGGGGTTAGTAGGATAAGTCCAGGTGGGCCACCAACCTTCTGCTCCACATACCTGAAGCAGGCTGGGTTCATTGCTAAGCCAATATCGGTGGTTGGGGTTGACTTTAAGCCGGCTTTAAGGCCCTATGAGGAACTAGGTATTGATTTAACCGGGGTTAAGATTGAGGAATCCTGTAGGACAACTAGGTTTAGGATAAGGTATGATGAGTTCATGAATAGGAAACTATGGTTACTGAGTAGGTGTAGGGATATTGAGCTCAGTGACATTACTGTGAACGATGATGCAGTGGTTATTAATCCAGTGGCTGGTGAAGTATCATGGAGGCTTGTTGAGGCTATTAGGGAGAGGGCTAAGTTGGTTTCAATAGATCTTCAAGGCTTCACGAGGAGGTTCCTCGATAATGGATTAGTCATTAATGATAGCCCCAGTAACATTATTGAATTAGCCCTATCCCACTCCGATGTCGTTAAAGTTAGTGCAGATGAGGTTAACCATGGGATTAGGCGCGTTAAGGATAAGGTACTTGTGGTCTCAATGGGTGGTAACTTAGCTAAAATGTACACTAATGGTAAGGTTTACTGGTTTGATGGTAACGTTAAAGTTAATGCAATTGACCCAACTGGTGCGGGTGATGTCTTAATATGTTCATTAACAGGCTACTTAAAGATGGGCCTTAACCCACTTGACGCCTTCATTAAGGCTGTCGCCCTAGCAACCGTTAGGGTTACTGTGAGTGGCCCATTCGGTAGAATAGATCCATGGCTACTTGATCAAGTTACCAGTGAGTTGAGTAGATTAGTTAGGTTTAGTGAGATATAG
- a CDS encoding transcription factor S, which produces MAIKFCPKCGSIMKPYRNGNKVTWRCPKCGYVEDSSTTVPLVERTVIEHKPDEKPVVLTKANDNLPKVKVTCPRCGNNEAYFWIQQTRAADEPPTRFYRCTRCGYTWREYE; this is translated from the coding sequence ATGGCTATAAAATTCTGCCCTAAATGTGGATCAATAATGAAACCATATAGGAACGGTAATAAGGTTACTTGGAGGTGCCCTAAATGCGGGTACGTTGAAGACTCCTCAACAACAGTCCCATTGGTTGAGAGGACTGTAATTGAGCATAAGCCTGATGAGAAGCCGGTGGTCTTAACTAAGGCTAATGATAATTTACCCAAGGTTAAGGTAACCTGCCCAAGGTGCGGCAACAATGAAGCGTACTTCTGGATTCAGCAGACTAGGGCGGCTGATGAACCACCAACAAGGTTTTACAGGTGCACTAGATGTGGGTATACTTGGCGTGAGTATGAGTAA
- the surE gene encoding 5'/3'-nucleotidase SurE, producing the protein MRILVTNDDGLTSMGIVTLANELAKEHEVHVVAPETQLSSIGAARTYNRPIRIWRWNGGLYNGPVDVYATDGTPSDAVFMGINMFKPEIVVSGVNLGENVGLESLFISGTIGAVIQSSLIGVPGIAASIEVPPHSKFIIPQINGDYFSGIVKVIKGIINHIEAEGWVKGVDALSLNMPSPSRWSGGYVVVSRMAKRLFKETVIESSDPRGNKIYWRWGEELMPLDTDTDAYAFYREGKLTVTPLILGDSSTGLSDIVRSIEELISKVIRA; encoded by the coding sequence TTGAGGATACTGGTAACCAATGATGATGGATTAACCTCAATGGGCATAGTAACCCTAGCCAATGAATTAGCCAAGGAACATGAGGTACACGTAGTAGCACCTGAAACTCAACTAAGCAGCATAGGTGCCGCCAGGACGTATAATAGGCCAATAAGGATATGGAGGTGGAACGGTGGCCTTTACAATGGTCCAGTGGACGTCTATGCAACAGACGGCACACCCTCTGACGCAGTCTTCATGGGTATTAATATGTTTAAACCGGAAATAGTGGTTAGCGGTGTTAACCTAGGTGAAAACGTGGGCCTTGAGTCACTGTTCATAAGTGGTACAATAGGGGCGGTGATTCAATCATCATTAATAGGTGTCCCAGGCATAGCAGCCTCAATAGAGGTACCGCCTCATAGTAAATTCATAATACCACAGATCAATGGAGATTACTTCAGCGGCATTGTTAAGGTGATTAAGGGTATTATTAATCACATTGAGGCTGAGGGATGGGTTAAGGGAGTTGATGCACTCTCACTCAATATGCCATCACCAAGTAGGTGGAGTGGGGGATACGTGGTGGTTTCACGTATGGCTAAGCGACTGTTTAAGGAGACTGTGATTGAGTCAAGTGACCCAAGGGGTAATAAGATATACTGGAGATGGGGTGAGGAGTTAATGCCGTTAGACACTGATACTGACGCCTACGCATTCTACAGGGAGGGAAAACTGACTGTGACACCGTTAATCCTAGGTGATTCAAGTACTGGGCTTAGTGATATTGTTAGGAGTATTGAGGAATTAATCAGTAAGGTTATTAGGGCTTAA